One stretch of Amycolatopsis tolypomycina DNA includes these proteins:
- a CDS encoding aspartate-semialdehyde dehydrogenase — MADGLRVGVVGATGQVGAVMRKLLAEREFPIAELRYFASARSAGSKLPWRDTEITVEDAATADLSGLDIALFSAGGSTSKAQAPRFAAAGATVIDNSSAFRMDPDVPLVVSEVNPEAIKEARKGIIANPNCTTMAAMPVLKPLHDEAGLARLVASTYQAVSGSGLAGVDELAGQVRAAAEHASLLTHDGAAIEFPKPEKYVRPIAFNVLPMAGSIVDDGELETDEEKKFRNESRKILSIPGLGVSCTCVRVPVFSGHSISVNAEFERPLSVERATELLAHAPGVELSEIPTPLQAAGNDPSYVGRIRVDQGVEGGRGLALFISNDNLRKGAALNAVQIAELVAQQL; from the coding sequence ATGGCGGACGGGCTGCGGGTCGGGGTGGTCGGCGCGACCGGCCAGGTCGGTGCGGTGATGCGCAAGCTGCTGGCGGAGCGGGAGTTCCCGATCGCCGAGCTGCGCTACTTCGCTTCGGCGCGCTCGGCGGGATCGAAGCTGCCCTGGCGCGACACGGAAATCACGGTCGAGGACGCCGCGACGGCCGATCTGTCCGGATTGGACATCGCGCTGTTCTCCGCGGGCGGCTCGACGTCGAAGGCGCAGGCCCCGCGGTTCGCCGCGGCCGGCGCCACGGTGATCGACAACTCCTCGGCGTTCCGGATGGACCCGGACGTGCCGCTGGTCGTCAGCGAGGTCAACCCGGAGGCCATCAAGGAAGCGCGGAAGGGGATCATCGCGAACCCCAACTGCACCACGATGGCCGCGATGCCGGTGCTGAAGCCGCTGCACGACGAGGCCGGCCTGGCCCGGCTGGTGGCGTCGACGTACCAGGCGGTGTCGGGCAGCGGGCTGGCCGGCGTCGACGAGCTGGCGGGCCAGGTCCGTGCGGCGGCCGAGCACGCCTCCCTGCTGACCCACGACGGCGCGGCGATCGAGTTCCCGAAGCCGGAGAAGTACGTCCGCCCGATCGCGTTCAACGTCCTCCCGATGGCCGGGTCCATTGTGGACGACGGCGAGCTGGAGACGGACGAGGAGAAGAAGTTCCGCAACGAGAGCCGCAAGATCCTGAGCATCCCGGGCCTCGGCGTCTCGTGCACCTGCGTCCGCGTGCCGGTGTTCTCCGGCCACTCGATCTCGGTGAACGCGGAGTTCGAGCGGCCGCTGTCGGTCGAGCGCGCGACGGAGCTGCTGGCGCACGCGCCGGGTGTCGAGCTGTCGGAGATCCCGACCCCGCTGCAGGCGGCGGGCAACGACCCGAGCTACGTCGGCCGCATCCGCGTGGACCAGGGCGTCGAGGGTGGCCGCGGGCTGGCGCTGTTCATCTCGAACGACAACCTGCGCAAGGGCGCGGCGCTCAACGCCGTGCAGATCGCGGAGCTGGTGGCCCAGCAGCTCTGA
- a CDS encoding RtcB family protein codes for MYTAVEGSRVPIRMWADPASVEDQAMRQLHNVANLPWVHGVAVMPDVHYGKGATVGSVIAMRDAVSPAAVGVDIGCGMSAVRTSLTASDLPDDLGKLRRRIESAVPVGFGLHKTPVNPAKVHGVGGWDAFWKQFGELHSGVQELHDRAARQIGSLGGGNHFIEVCLEQGGADEGRVWLMLHSGSRNIGKELAERHMAVARKLPHNADLPDPDLAVFVAGTPEMQAYRRDLFWAQDYAARNRATMVALVKQAVRDELPQVAFDDAISCHHNYVAEETYDGVELLVTRKGAIRAGSGDLGIIPGSMGTGSYIVRGLGNDSSFQSASHGAGRRMSRNKAKKLFTADDLAAQTAGVECRKDSGVVDEIPAAYKDIETVIRAQTDLVEVVAHLKQVVCVKG; via the coding sequence ATGTACACCGCTGTCGAAGGGTCCCGCGTCCCGATCCGGATGTGGGCGGACCCCGCGTCGGTCGAAGACCAGGCCATGCGGCAGCTGCACAACGTCGCGAACCTGCCGTGGGTGCACGGCGTCGCCGTGATGCCCGACGTCCACTACGGCAAGGGCGCCACCGTCGGCAGCGTCATCGCGATGCGTGACGCCGTCTCGCCCGCCGCCGTCGGGGTCGACATCGGGTGCGGGATGAGCGCCGTCCGGACTTCGCTCACCGCGAGCGACCTGCCCGACGACCTCGGGAAGCTGCGCCGTCGGATCGAAAGTGCCGTGCCGGTGGGCTTCGGGCTGCACAAGACGCCGGTGAACCCGGCCAAGGTGCACGGCGTCGGTGGCTGGGACGCGTTCTGGAAGCAGTTCGGCGAGCTGCACAGCGGCGTCCAGGAGCTGCACGACCGGGCCGCGCGGCAGATCGGGAGCCTCGGTGGCGGGAACCACTTCATCGAGGTCTGCCTCGAGCAGGGCGGCGCCGACGAGGGCCGGGTCTGGCTGATGCTGCACTCGGGTTCGCGCAACATCGGCAAGGAGCTGGCCGAACGGCACATGGCCGTCGCGCGCAAGCTGCCGCACAACGCCGACCTGCCCGACCCCGACCTCGCCGTGTTCGTCGCCGGCACGCCGGAGATGCAGGCCTACCGGCGCGACCTGTTCTGGGCGCAGGACTACGCGGCGCGCAACCGCGCGACGATGGTCGCGCTGGTGAAGCAGGCGGTGCGCGACGAACTGCCGCAGGTCGCTTTCGACGACGCGATCTCGTGCCACCACAACTACGTCGCCGAGGAGACCTACGACGGCGTCGAGCTGCTCGTCACCCGGAAGGGTGCGATCCGGGCGGGCTCGGGCGACCTCGGGATCATCCCGGGCAGCATGGGGACCGGTTCGTACATCGTCCGCGGGCTGGGCAACGACTCGTCGTTCCAGTCGGCGTCGCACGGCGCCGGCCGCCGGATGTCGCGGAACAAGGCGAAGAAGCTGTTCACCGCCGACGACCTCGCGGCGCAGACGGCCGGCGTCGAGTGCCGCAAGGACTCCGGCGTGGTCGACGAGATCCCGGCGGCGTACAAGGACATCGAAACGGTGATTCGTGCGCAGACGGACCTGGTCGAGGTCGTGGCGCACCTCAAGCAGGTGGTCTGCGTCAAGGGCTGA
- a CDS encoding aspartate kinase: MALVVQKYGGSSLESADRIKRVAERIVATKKAGNDVVVVCSAMGDTTDELLDLAQQVNPAPPEREMDMLLTAGERISNSLVAMAIAAQGAEAWSFTGSQAGVVTTSVHGNARIIDVTPSRVTEALEQGYIALVAGFQGVAQDTKDITTLGRGGSDTTAVALAAALNADVCEIYSDVDGVYTADPRVVPDAKKLDTVTYEEMLELAASGSKILHLRSVEYARRYGVPIRVRSSYSDKPGTTVTGSIEEIPVEQALITGVAHDRSEAKITVTGVPDTTGAAARIFRVIADAEIDIDMVLQNVSSTVSGRTDITFTLSKANGAKAVKELEKVKAEIGFESVLYDDHVGKVSLVGAGMRSHPGVTATFCEALAEAGVNIEIINTSEIRISVLIRDAQLDDAVRAIHEAFELGGDEEAVVYAGSGR, encoded by the coding sequence GTGGCCCTCGTGGTCCAGAAGTACGGCGGATCGTCGCTGGAAAGTGCCGACCGGATCAAGCGCGTGGCGGAACGGATCGTCGCGACCAAGAAGGCGGGCAACGACGTCGTCGTCGTCTGCTCGGCGATGGGTGACACCACCGACGAGCTGCTCGACCTGGCGCAGCAGGTCAACCCGGCGCCGCCGGAGCGGGAAATGGACATGCTGCTCACCGCCGGTGAGCGCATCTCGAACTCGCTGGTCGCGATGGCGATCGCGGCCCAGGGCGCCGAGGCCTGGTCGTTCACCGGTTCGCAGGCCGGCGTCGTCACGACGTCGGTGCACGGCAACGCGCGCATCATCGACGTCACCCCGAGCCGCGTCACCGAGGCGCTCGAGCAGGGCTACATCGCGCTGGTCGCCGGCTTCCAGGGCGTCGCGCAGGACACCAAGGACATCACCACGCTGGGCCGCGGCGGGTCGGACACCACCGCCGTCGCGCTCGCCGCCGCGCTGAACGCCGACGTCTGCGAGATCTACTCCGATGTGGACGGTGTGTACACGGCCGACCCGCGGGTGGTGCCGGACGCGAAGAAGCTCGACACCGTCACGTACGAAGAGATGCTCGAGCTCGCCGCGAGCGGGTCGAAGATCCTGCACCTGCGGTCGGTCGAGTACGCGCGCCGCTACGGCGTCCCCATCCGAGTCCGTTCTTCCTACAGCGACAAGCCGGGCACGACGGTGACCGGTTCTATCGAGGAGATCCCCGTGGAACAAGCCCTGATCACCGGTGTGGCGCACGACCGCTCCGAAGCCAAGATCACGGTCACCGGGGTGCCGGACACCACCGGTGCCGCGGCCCGGATCTTCCGCGTGATCGCCGACGCCGAGATCGACATCGACATGGTCCTGCAGAACGTGTCCAGCACGGTTTCCGGCCGCACGGACATCACGTTCACGCTCTCGAAGGCCAACGGCGCCAAGGCCGTCAAGGAACTCGAGAAGGTCAAGGCGGAGATCGGCTTCGAGTCGGTCCTCTACGACGACCACGTCGGCAAGGTGTCGCTCGTCGGCGCCGGGATGCGCTCGCACCCGGGTGTCACGGCGACGTTCTGCGAAGCGCTGGCCGAGGCCGGCGTCAACATCGAAATCATCAACACCTCGGAGATCCGCATCTCGGTGCTGATCCGGGACGCGCAGCTCGACGACGCCGTGCGCGCGATCCACGAGGCGTTCGAACTCGGCGGCGACGAAGAAGCCGTCGTCTACGCGGGGAGTGGTCGCTGA
- a CDS encoding nitroreductase family protein, with protein sequence MRKPAVTSVPIATLMAERWSPRAYDSSASVTDEQVRALLEAARWAPSFGNTQPARYLVGVRGTPSFDAILGALNSGNQAWAHRASLLLIGVMVTTNEKGDVPYAEYGLGLASENLVLQAVELGLIAHQMAGFSPDAVRSSFGLPDDAVSKVAIAVGSAASPDVLEEDWRIEREKADRVRLPLAEFAFTGRWGEPAL encoded by the coding sequence GTGCGGAAACCAGCTGTGACGAGCGTCCCGATCGCAACCCTGATGGCGGAACGGTGGAGCCCGCGGGCGTACGACTCTTCCGCGTCGGTGACCGACGAGCAGGTGCGGGCGCTGCTGGAGGCGGCCCGCTGGGCGCCGTCGTTCGGCAACACCCAGCCGGCCCGCTACCTGGTGGGCGTCCGCGGCACGCCGTCGTTCGACGCGATTCTGGGGGCGTTGAACTCGGGCAACCAGGCCTGGGCGCACCGGGCGAGCCTGCTGCTGATCGGCGTGATGGTGACGACGAACGAGAAGGGCGACGTCCCGTACGCGGAGTACGGGCTCGGGCTGGCGTCGGAGAACCTGGTGCTGCAGGCGGTCGAGCTGGGGTTGATCGCCCACCAGATGGCGGGCTTCTCGCCGGACGCGGTCCGTTCTTCCTTCGGCCTGCCGGACGACGCGGTCTCGAAGGTGGCGATCGCGGTGGGGTCGGCGGCTTCGCCGGACGTGCTGGAGGAGGACTGGCGGATCGAGCGCGAGAAGGCCGACCGGGTGCGGCTGCCGCTGGCTGAGTTCGCGTTCACCGGCCGGTGGGGCGAGCCGGCACTGTAA